Proteins encoded together in one Phyllostomus discolor isolate MPI-MPIP mPhyDis1 chromosome 6, mPhyDis1.pri.v3, whole genome shotgun sequence window:
- the RPS3 gene encoding 40S ribosomal protein S3: MAVQISKKRKFVADGIFKAELNEFLTRELAEDGYSGVEVRVTPTRTEIIILATRTQNVLGEKGRRIRELTAVVQKRFGFPEGSVELYAEKVATRGLCAIAQAESLRYKLLGGLAVRRACYGVLRFIMESGAKGCEVVVSGKLRGQRAKSMKFVDGLMIHSGDPVNYYVDTAVRHVLLRQGVLGIKVKIMLPWDPSGKIGPKKPLPDHVSIVEPKDEILPTTPISEQKGGKPEPPAMPQPVPTA, encoded by the exons ATGGCTGTGCAAATTTCCAAGAAGAGGAAG tTTGTGGCTGATGGCATCTTCAAAGCCGAACTGAACGAGTTTCTCACCCGAGAACTGGCTGAGGATGGCTACTCTGGAGTTGAAGTCCGAGTTACGCCAACCAGGacagaaattattattttggcCACCAG GACGCAGAACGTTCTCGGTGAGAAGGGCCGACGGATCCGGGAATTGACTGCTGTGGTTCAGAAGAGGTTCGGCTTCCCTGAGGGCAGTGTAGAG CTTTATGCTGAGAAGGTGGCCACAAGAGGGCTGTGTGCCATTGCCCAGGCAGAGTCTCTGCGCTACAAACTCCTGGGAGGCCTTGCTGTGCGGAG GGCCTGCTATGGTGTGCTGCGGTTCATCATGGAGAGTGGGGCCAAAGGCTGCGAGGTCGTGGTGTCTGGGAAACTCCGAGGACAGAGGGCTAAGTCCATGAAGTTTGTCGATGGCCTGATGATCCACAGTGGGGACCCTGTTAACTACTATGTTGACACCGCCGTGCGCCATGTGCTGCTTAGGCAGG GTGTGCTGGGCATCAAAGTGAAGATCATGCTTCCTTGGGACCCAAGCGGGAAGATAGGCCCCAAGAAGCCCCTGCCTGACCACGTGAGCATTGTGGAACCCAAAGACGAGAtcctgcccaccacccccatcTCGGAACAGAAGGGCGGGAAGCCAGAGCCGCCTGCCATGCCCCAGCCAGTGCCCACAGCGTAA